A region from the Benincasa hispida cultivar B227 chromosome 10, ASM972705v1, whole genome shotgun sequence genome encodes:
- the LOC120087689 gene encoding uncharacterized protein LOC120087689: protein MAKREISNTLRNLKFMQRAVQREEQPKKEEEVKPDENFFPSSTKIRKCVVLVEGDPHPGALGGRMSFQSFNPSIDKLKEEVASLGQHEIRGSSSGNHSGNREDGSSRNEAMCSNIDEKNCEANGDLKRKQSEVVSEGQHPTKFSRSGRDNQPSSSSNGRRGPFKKPKGEKLDWNVLRPS, encoded by the exons ATGGCGAAGCGCGAGATTTCCAATACATTAAGAAACTTGAAG TTCATGCAAAGGGCGGTTCAGAGAGAGGAACAAcctaagaaagaggaagaagtaAAACCTGATGAGAATTTCTTTCCTTCGAGTACTAAAATCAGAAAGTG TGTGGTTTTAGTTGAAGGTGATCCTCATCCAGGGGCTCTTGGAGGCAGAATGTCATTTCAGAGCTTTAATCCTTCAATTGAC AAACTCAAGGAAGAAGTAGCTAGCTTAGGGCAGCATGAAATTCGAGGCTCTTCATCTGGTAATCACAGTGGAAACAG AGAAGATGGATCTTCACGAAATGAAGCAATGTGCTCAAacattgatgaaaaaaattgtGAGGCTAACGGGGACCTTAAGAGGAAACAATCTGAAGTAGTGTCTGAAGGACAACATCCAACTAAGTTTTCAAGAAGTGGTCGGGACAACCAGCCGTCATCATCTAGTAATGGTAGAAGAGGACCTTTCAAGAAACCAAAGGGTGAAAAGCTGGACTGGAATGTTCTTAGGCCCTCCTAA
- the LOC120088123 gene encoding scarecrow-like protein 14, whose protein sequence is MTMDPNLNGFPHPSVDYQTPLTQFHDQTSLPTSYLYPELENTFVFNHPSPDLVPIFPNEPNPKNLSAAVELKLSEIGRSPGGDSSSDESDFKESVLKYISQMLMEENLEEKPCMFYDPLGLEVTEKSFYDALGKNYPPSPNQPPLLDCDSDLGSTNVSVGNSNSPDPQWVVDPGEHKSSVLPRPVLSNSYQNSHELVNELLAHNIFSDSSSILQYQKGLEEASKFLPVGTQLNIDLGTGMMSGVVSKLMDTTEKDKRENSPNGSKRRKSYELEDVDLDSEEGRRNKQHATNNVDEEELSDMFDKVLLHDCGNETVANGGCEKFNRSITPKAREKKQEKRKDSVDLRNLLILCAQAVSSDDRRIVYELLKQIRQHSTIIGDGSQRMAHFFANALEARMVGTGTGSRIYYESLAQSKISAADMLKAYQAHLSSCPFKKLSLFFMIKMILKVAENAKSLHVIDFGICYGFLWPMLIQFLAQLPDGPPKLRITGIDHPLPGFRPAEKIDESGRRLEKYCERFKVPFQYQAIASNNWETIRVEDLKLDSNDVLVVNCFYRFNNLLDETVEESSPRDAVLHLIRKINPNIFVHSVVNGSYHAPFFITRFREALFHFSALYDALDVNLPRDSEERMMLEREFMGRQIMNVVACEGAQRVERPETYKQWQVRCMRAGFRQLPLDKEIMNKFRIKLTSYYHKDFVLDEDEGWMLQGWKGRIVYASCCWVPA, encoded by the coding sequence ATGACAATGGATCCAAACCTTAACGGTTTCCCACATCCTAGTGTTGATTATCAAACCCCTTTAACCCAATTCCATGATCAAACTTCTTTACCCACTTCATATCTATACCCAGAACTCGAAAACACTTTTGTATTCAACCACCCATCTCCAGATCTTGTTCCTATTTTCCCCAACGAACCAAACCCTAAAAATTTATCAGCGGCGGTGGAGTTGAAATTATCTGAAATTGGGCGAAGCCCAGGTGGCGATTCTTCCTCAGACGAGAGTGATTTCAAGGAAAGTGTTCTCAAGTACATAAGTCAAATGCTTATGGAAGAGAATTTGGAGGAGAAGCCTTGTATGTTTTATGATCCATTGGGGCTTGAAGTTACAGAGAAATCATTCTATGATGCTCTTGGTAAGAACTACCCTCCTTCACCTAATCAACCTCCTTTATTGGATTGTGACAGTGATCTTGGTAGTACTAATGTTAGTGTTGGCAATAGCAATTCCCCTGACCCACAATGGGTTGTTGATCCTGGTGAACATAAATCCTCTGTACTTCCAAGGCCTGTTCTTAGTAACTCGTATCAAAACAGTCATGAGCTGGTTAATGAGTTGCTGGCTCACAATATCTTTAGTGATAGCTCATCTATATTGCAATATCAAAAGGGGTTGGAGGAAGCAAGTAAGTTTCTTCCAGTTGGTACTCAGTTGAATATTGATCTTGGCACTGGGATGATGTCGGGAGTAGTTTCTAAGCTAATGGATACAACAGAGAAGGATAAAAGGGAGAATTCGCCGAATGGATCAAAGAGAAGGAAGAGTTATGAACTTGAAGATGTAGACCTGGATTCAGAAGAAGGGAGGAGAAACAAGCAACATGCTACCAATAATGTAGATGAGGAAGAATTATCTGATATGTTCGATAAGGTTTTACTTCATGATTGTGGAAATGAGACTGTTGCAAATGGCGGGTGTGAAAAATTTAATAGATCTATTACTCCGAAAGCTCGAGAAAAGAAACAGGAGAAGAGAAAAGACTCTGTGGATTTGAGAAACCTTTTGATATTATGTGCACAAGCTGTGTCTTCTGATGATCGTCGGATTGTGTATGAACTACTTAAGCAGATTAGGCAGCATTCTACAATCATTGGGGATGGTTCTCAAAGAATGGCTCATTTCTTTGCCAACGCTCTTGAGGCTCGCATGGTTGGGACTGGCACAGGAAGTAGAATCTACTATGAATCATTAGCTCAAAGCAAAATTTCAGCCGCTGATATGTTGAAAGCTTACCAAGCTCACTTATCATCCTGCCCTTTTAAGAAGCTCTCACTCTTTTTCATgattaaaatgattttgaagGTTGCTGAGAATGCAAAAAGTCTTCATGTTATTGATTTTGGCATTTGTTATGGTTTCTTGTGGCCAATGTTAATTCAGTTTCTTGCACAACTACCTGATGGTCCGCCTAAGCTACGCATTACTGGTATAGATCATCCTCTACCAGGATTTCGTCCAGCAGAAAAGATTGACGAGTCAGGCCGTCGTTTGGAAAAATACTGCGAGCGGTTTAAAGTTCCTTTTCAATATCAAGCCATAGCATCAAATAACTGGGAAACTATCCGAGTTGAAGACTTAAAGCTTGATAGCAATGACGTGCTCGTTGTGAACTGTTTCTACAGGTTTAACAACCTACTTGATGAAACAGTCGAAGAAAGTAGTCCACGGGATGCTGTTCTGCATTTAATAAGGAAGATAAATCCGAACATCTTTGTCCATTCTGTGGTTAATGGATCCTACCATGCGCCCTTCTTCATAACACGATTCAGGGAAGCACTCTTTCACTTCTCTGCATTATATGATGCTTTAGACGTTAATTTACCTCGCGACAGCGAAGAGAGGATGATGCTAGAGAGAGAGTTTATGGGTCGGCAAATTATGAACGTTGTCGCATGTGAGGGTGCTCAGAGGGTTGAGAGGCCGGAGACCTATAAGCAGTGGCAGGTTAGATGTATGAGGGCAGGTTTCAGGCAGCTTCCTTTAGACAAGGAGATCATGAACAAGTTTAGGATCAAATTAACATCCTATTACCACAAAGATTTTGTACTAGATGAAGATGAGGGCTGGATGCTTCAAGGATGGAAAGGTAGGATTGTCTATGCTTCTTGTTGCTGGGTGCCGGCATAG
- the LOC120088122 gene encoding LOW QUALITY PROTEIN: ATP-dependent zinc metalloprotease FTSH 10, mitochondrial-like (The sequence of the model RefSeq protein was modified relative to this genomic sequence to represent the inferred CDS: deleted 1 base in 1 codon) gives MIFSRLSRSLPRSSRASNLLYGGGRSAVKNINEPILAVPRVDSCLGDREGMLGFLRSYFRFVGAPTKFIPKQSLSDLNFLIANPKLRRFFSSEAPKKKNYQNFYPKEKKEIPKGNGQKSESKGDSNTEDQGSFQEAFIKQFQNLVTPLVVLGLLFSSSFGPREQQQISFQEFKNKYLEPGLVDHIIVSNKSVAKVFVRSSPSNQTSDAVQGSSSGAATKGHRGQYKCFFNIGSIESFEEKLEEAQEALNIDPHDFVPVTYVSEMVWYQELLRFAPTLLLLGSLFYMGRRMQGGLGVGGGGGGRSGRGIFNIGKAHITKVDKNAKNKIYFKDVAGCDEAKQEIMEFVHFLKNPRKYEELGAKIPKGALLVGPPGTGKTLLAKATAGESGVPFLSISGSDFMEMFVGVGPSRVRNLFHEARQCAPSIIFIDEIDAIGRARGRGGFSGSNDERESTLNQLLVEMDGFGTTSGVVVLAGTNRPDILDKALLRPGRFDRQITIDKPDIKGREQIFQIYLKKIKLDHEPSYYSQRLAALTPGFAGADIANVCNEAALIAARSEGTQVKMADFEAAIDRVIGGLEKKNKVISKLERRTVAYHESGHAVSGWFLEHAEPLLKVTIVPRGTAALGFAQYVPNENLLMTKEQLFDMTCMTLGGRAAEQVLIGKISTGAQNDLEKVTKMTYAQVAVYGFSDKVGLLSFPPRDDTFEMSKPYSSKTAAIIDSEVREWVGKAYERTVKLIEEHKEQVAQIAELLLEKEVLHQEDLVRVLGERPFKPSEVTNYDRFKQGFVEADEKSVETPPVDAAEDDGSTPLEPQVVPT, from the exons ATGATATTTTCCAGGCTCAGCCGCTCTCTCCCGCGTTCTTCTCGCGCCtca aatttgttgTATGGTGGAGGGCGGTCGGCGGTTAAGAACATCAATGAACCGATTTTGGCTGTCCCGCGAGTTGATTCTTGCCTGGGAGATAGAGAA GGGATGTTAGGGTTTTTGAGAAGCTATTTTAGGTTTGTTGGGGCTCCTACCAAATTTATCCCTAAACAAAGTTTGTCCGACTTGAATTTTCTCATCGCGAATCCTAAACTCCGGCGATTCTTCTCGAGCGAAGCCCCGAAGAAGAAGA ATTACCAGAACTTCTATcccaaagaaaagaaagaaattccaaAAGGGAATGGGCAAAAATCCGAGTCTaaag gCGACTCAAATACGGAAGATCAAGGGAGTTTTCAGGAAGCCTTCATAAAGCAGTTTCAGAACTTAGTCACCCCTCTAGTAGTTTTGGGTCTTctgttttcctcttcttttggCCCTCGTGAACAACAACAG ATAAGTTTCCAGGAGTTCAAAAACAAGTATCTGGAACCGGGTCTTGTAGACCATATCATTGTTTCTAATAAATCTGTTGCAAAAGTATTTGTGAGAAGTTCTCCTAGCAATCAAACAAGCGATGCTGTCCAAGGTTCTTCAAGTGGTGCTGCCACTAAGGGACACAGGGGCCAATATAAATGCTTCTTCAATATTGGAAGTATTGAGTCATTTGAGGAGAAGTTGGAGGAAGCTCAAGAGGCATTGAATATCGACCCTCATGATTTTGTTCCTGTTACATATGTCTCTGAGATGGTCTGGTATCAAGAATTGCTTAGATTTGCCCCAACACTCTTGCTTTTAGGGTCCCTCTTTTATATGGGCCGCCGAATGCAAGGAGGACTAGGTGTTGGGGGTGGAGGTGGTGGAAGGAGTGGTCGAGGAATATTCAATATAGGAAAAGCTCATATCACAAAAGTGGATAAAAATGCTAAGAATAAG ATCTACTTCAAAGATGTTGCTGGTTGTGATGAGGCAAAACAAGAAATCATGGAGTTCGTACACTTCCTGAAGAATCCTAGAAAATATGAGGAATTGGGGGCTAAAATTCCAAAGGGTGCACTTTTGGTTGGACCTCCTGGTACTGGAAAGACCTTACTGGCAAAAGCAACTGCTGGTGAATCAGGTGTGCCTTTCCTGTCTATATCTGGTTCAGATTTCATGGAGATGTTTGTTGGCGTTGGACCATCAAGGGTTAGAAATTTGTTTCACGAAGCCAGGCAGTGTGCTCCTAGTATAATTTTTATTGACGAGATTGATGCAATTGGTCGAGCAAGAGGACGTGGAGGTTTCTCTGGTTCTAATGATGAGCGTGAAAGTACTCTGAATCAGTTGTTGGTTGAGATGGATGGCTTCGGGACCACTTCTGGTGTTGTTGTACTTGCTGGAACTAACAGACCTGATATTTTAGACAAAGCATTATTGAGACCTGGTCGATTTGATCGTCAAATTACAATTGACAAACCTGATATCAAAGGCCGAGAGCAAATTTTTCAGATCTACTTAAAAAAGATCAAACTTGACCATGAGCCATCATATTATTCTCAAAGGCTGGCAGCATTAACTCCTGGATTTGCTGGAGCAGACATTGCAAATGTCTGTAATGAAGCTGCCTTGATTGCTGCAAGGAGTGAAGGCACACAGGTGAAGATGGCAGATTTTGAAGCAGCTATTGATAGAGTAATCGGTGGTTTGGAAAAGAAGAACAAG GTGATAAGCAAGCTGGAGCGCAGAACTGTTGCCTATCATGAATCAGGTCATGCTGTTTCTGGCTGGTTCTTGGAGCATGCTGAACCTTTGTTGAAAGTAACAATTGTGCCTCGTGGTACGGCAGCTTTAGGGTTTGCACAGTATGTTCCCAATGAAAATCTTCTCATGACCAAGGAGCAACTTTTCGATATGACTTGCATGACCCTTGGTGGCCGTGCTGCCGAACAG GTCTTAATAGGCAAAATCTCAACTGGTGCTCAAAATGACTTGGAGAAAGTCACAAAGATGACCTATGCTCAAGTAGCGGTTTACGGTTTTAGCGATAAAGTGGGGCTACTTTCTTTTCCTCCAAGAGATGACACTTTTGAAATGTCCAAACCTTACAGTAGCAAGACTGCTGCAATAATCGACAGCGAAGTGCGAGAATGGGTCGGGAAGGCATATGAGCGGACAGTCAAGCTGATAGAGGAACACAAGGAACAAGTGGCTCAAATTGCAGAATTGTTGCTTGAAAAGGAAGTTCTTCACCAAGAAGACTTGGTTCGGGTATTGGGCGAACGACCATTTAAACCGAGCGAAGTAACAAACTATGATAGATTCAAGCAAGGTTTTGTAGAGGCAGATGAGAAAAGTGTGGAAACCCCCCCAGTTGACGCAGCTGAGGATGATGGTTCTACACCTTTAGAACCACAAGTTGTACCTACATAA